A stretch of DNA from Bactrocera neohumeralis isolate Rockhampton chromosome 6, APGP_CSIRO_Bneo_wtdbg2-racon-allhic-juicebox.fasta_v2, whole genome shotgun sequence:
GCGCCAATACCTTGCAGTGGTATGTAAAATGTGTGGCCCTCCTCGTCGGAGTCTGCATCATTATTTGCGGTTTCCTGCTTCTTGCCGGTTTTCGCAGATTTCGCAGCGTTAGCTTTATTGCTAACACCAGGCTTTTCCGAATCTAAGCTCACTTTAACGAGCTTACAATTCTCCGACGGACTTAATGTCAAGGAAACGGAACTATTTTGCGTCTTCCCAGCGACGTCCTTGTTAGGCTTGTCGCTGGAGGCTGTTGGTGTTGCGGCTGCAGCACCCGTCGACGTGCGTTTCTTACCCGGCGAAgctttgcttgttgttgtcggTGTGTTTGGTGTGGACTCCTCATTTTGCGAGTCGCGTCCGCTCTGCCGTCTAAAAGCTGGCGTTGTTTGTGGCAGCTTGTTGCCATCGACTTCATCGTCGTCCTTATCGAAGGAATATATGGATTTCTCGTTATCCGCAGAAAAAGCGCCGTATGAAAATGGCGCACACTTCTTGTGacttgttgttgtggtttctttgagttcaatttgtttttgctgaTTCTTCTGATTGTAGACAGGCGTTCGTTTCGGCGTTTTTGCTGCGGTGGAAGCGCTGAGCGATGGCGTATTTAGCACAGGTTTAACTGGCGTCGTGTTCTTCTCGTCTGTCACTGTCGGTGGCACCATTGCGTTAGTGGTGGTGTTTTTCTTACGACTTTGCTTCGACGTCGGAGTAGTGTCCAACGCGGGTGCTTGAATAGTTGTAGGCGTTTGCGCTTGTACCTGCTTACCGGCAGCAGTTGTCTTGGAGTTCGCGCTGGAGCTTGTTGGCGTATCCTTTTCCTTTTCGTGCTTACTCTGTTTATTATCCTTGTTGGCCGTTTCGTTTATAGCCTTTTCTTCTTTGAGTTTCTTAACAGCTGACGTTTTCTTTTCGGCCTTCTCGGCACGTGTTGTTTTGACTGGCGTTGGTGTCTCGCTTCTGGCGTGCGCATTGCTGCTTGTTTTTGCACTAGCCTTTTGCGTGAGATTTATTGCTTGGCCACTTGTTCGCTCGTTTTCGTTGACAACGTCCATTGGACTAACGGTGTCCAGTATTTTGCCATCGTCTTTGCGGCTGCTCGTTGCAATAACAGGTGTGGCCTTTAGAGATGGTCCCTTCGCCGACCAGGCACTTTCACTTTTGCCCAGATCGCGTGTGGCCTTCGATGACGAACTGAACGATGTGCTCTCCTTGTCATCGCGTGTTGGTGGTGGCGTGGTGGCATAAAGATTCGGCCGCAGATTATCATCGAAATCATCGTCCAAGTCATCTTGTATCTCATCGGGGTTCGACGAACATTCAATTAGCCACTTTTGTATTTGCTCGTGCGTCATATTGACTTTTGCTTTGCGGCGCTCCTTGCTCGATAGCTGATCACCGATGTAGCCCTCGGTAGGCACTACGGGACCCAATACTGGTTTGTGTATAGAACCGCACTTACCCAGCGTACATTTGGTGTTGTCCGGCCCCGAGCTTTGCGCCAGACTTACGCTAGCTATACCAAATACTTTACCGGATTCCTCCTTGCTTGGCATGAGACTGGCTGTGAGTATGCTGCCGATTTCATCTTTTAAGGGATCGGCGGATGCAGTCGCCGCACCGGCTATAGCCGAGGTAGTTACACTGGTGCTTGCTGTTATAGCAACGGAGGTGCCGGCGCCGGGCATGTTCATTTTCGTTGCCAAAGAGGAATTGCCAAGTCCGCCTTTAGTAACGGGTGACAGTTCAAATTTCACTGGAGATGGTGATGGGAAATTATTGGTGCGCGGTAAAGTGGTGCGGTCGAATTTTGGTGTTAGAAAATTCGGATTTATTTTCGGTGAGGGATATGCTTCGATGGGTGGTGGATAAGTTGTTGGTGCGGCTGGGTACTTCAGCGGTGACTGTGGCGGTAACGGTGCCTGCAGATGTGGCGGCAATGCGGCATTGCTCGTGGGTGTTGGTGGTGCTGTGGGCGACTTAGCGTTGGGAAATGGATGTGCCGCTGGGCGTACATGTTGCGTGTGATAGTGTGGTGAAGCTGGTGGCAAATAAGTCGGTGTTTTATTGAAGCCGGCATTTAGGGCGATATTCACATTTGCGGCTGGCGGTGTCACCGAAGGTATTGCATAAGTCGCTggcacatttaatattttagatgtTGGTATgggtgattttttttcaattgtcttAAATGGACTTGGTACTTGTGGTATCGCACATTGTGCTACTGCTGCCGTTACCGGGGAAGCGCTTGTCACTGGTGTGGCGGTATTGAGcggtggtgttgatactggtttcGTGGTAATTGGTAACATCATTAATTGATTCGGTGGCACGAAGTTTTGTGTTGTACTGTCACATTTTCTTGAATCCGAATGCTCGGAATCTTTATCATTTGATTTGATATTTGCTTTTATCGCCAGCGGCTCGTCATCAGAATCACTGAAACTTTTCTCTAATTTGCGCTTGGTTTCGTTTAActctttatttaataaaaaatcttcaTCATCGGTATCTGCTTTACTGATATCCGACTTCTGCTTACTACTCGTGGTGCTCTCTACTGTTGTGGGTATTTTCGTGATGGCCCCTTTCTTAACTAGCATGCCTTCGATTTCGCGTTTAATTGGCGCTTGTTTGGGTTGTTTGGGTGGACGGCCGCGTCTGGCGGTCGTTGGCTTCTCCACAGGAACTACTGGTTCCACTACGGTGGACTTTGGCGCCTCTTTTGGTGCAAGGGGCACCGCACTAACAGTTGCATTAGTATTGACGCCGGTAGCGGCATTCTTTTTCAACTCATTCtccattttttccatttcttttacATTGGGCCGATCCGGAAAACTGTTCAATGATAAGTCGTCATCTTCATCTTCGGCTAATTGTAGTTTATGCCCTATGATGCCCATATAAATTGCAGCTGCCTCTTTTGTTTTTCGTGAGGGTCGTGAAAATCTTGCATTTCCACTGGTCTCCTTTTCGTCTTCACCATTTTGTGCCGAGATCTCTGACTTTGATTTCTTGTTTGTTATTTGACGCACAGGCGATTGCTTCTTCGGCGATTGTGGTGCTGTTTCTTTCTCTAATTCGACCTCGTCTTCGATTTTCTTCTTTGCTATTCTCCCTCGGCCCCTGCCTTTAGCTTTTAGAGGCGCTTGTGGTTTTTCTTCCACTGCTACCTTTTCGTTGCCATTGGCTATAGGATTTGCTTCGATTTCTTCGGCTTCGGCTACTAACGTTTCTTGATTTTGTTCCGAGTTTGCTTTTTTTGGTGTAACTTTCTTAGCAAGCTTCCCAGCACGACCTCCGGCCTTCTTAGGTGAAACCTTCGGTCCCTTCTTGAGTTTTATAGATTTTGCCAAGGGTTGCTCGTCATCGGACGAAAAGTCAAAAACATtcattttatctttattttcgGTATTCACATCTTCATCTGCGTTTTTTATAGACTTCTTAGAATTTTTGTTCGCTGTTGAGCGTTGTGGAATATCGACTGAATCTTTAATTGACTTGTTATCGACATTTTCTAATTTCACATTATTCTCAACAACATGTTCGTCATCCGCTTCTTCGGTGTGTATCACTTTCACTGGTTCAAAAAAGGCTCGTTGCCTTGTCATACGTCCTGAGGGCTCAGGCGATGGTATAAATATTGGCGATTCTTTCTGTCTAGGCCGTTTTACTGGAACTTTATCTTTAGATTTTGGCTTCTCAtcttttgtttgtgttatttttgtaatttctttggAATTCGATTCCAACTGGACATCCTCTAGTGCAACATCTTTACCTTTTTTCGCTGTTGATGGAGGTCTACCCTTGCGTGAACGTCCCGTTTCACTCTCCTTCGAAGGCGTTTCTGATTTACGCTCCTGTATTGTGGGTGTTTTTGATTTCTTCGCATCGTTTCTTCGCACTGCATACGATTCCTTTTCGGAATCTTCAATTTTCGTAGCTTCATCTTTTGCAGAATAGAATTCATCATCTTCTTCACTATCATGCTCTGTTGTTTGTTGTGTATCTTTTGCACCACCCCGATTTGAACGTCTTTTTGTATCCGGTGTATTATTGCACTTATCAGTTTCGGAGTTGTTGTTGGACTGTTGATCGCCCGGTGGACGACTTCGTCGATTACCAACAGGAACTACTTCTGCACGCTTTCGCACAGCAAAtggtataatattattttcagcgGACCCAATATTATCTTCTGGTTTCGTAGCAGCTTCTGTGGAAGGTGCATCCACCTTGGAGTCATTGTTCTCGGGCGCCTCTGCAACAGTGGTTGCGGCATTTTTGGATGTTGACGCTTTGGGTTCTTCTTTCTTCGTTGTGCTACCTTTGGGTCGACCTTTCTTGCCTTTTTTACCACCTTTGGTCTGTTTGACAGGTGTTATCTTTACAGGACGCTCCGGTTCTTTCGTCTTGCCTTGATTTAAGAAGTCTAAATGCGCTGGTAATGCGGGCGTTCCACGAAAACACAAGAAAGTCAGAAAATCTTCAGTCTTCGGACGCTTGTTTGGTAAAATTTCTGTTGGTGGTTCACGGCTTTCTGACGATGTGCTGGGACCAGTATTTGACGAagaagaagctgcaatcactgAACTGTATGATGACGTGGGAGCATTTTGGCCTTGTGCAAATTTCCGTTGGGCTTGAACTTTGGTTCTACACGTGAAAGATACAAACATAAGATTACAGGGTCAGTTtgacaattaaaatttatttaatttgtatgctaattaaactgcacaaatttatGTAATAACAATGTTACAAGCGCAAagctatattttttatcttcttaaatataaatttacaatagTCAAAAGGAAacgacattgaaaacaaaaatattttttttacgatttgcatatttttaatggttatgtttttttttttataaaaatgatttagcttgcaatgacatatgtatgtatattagtctTAGAAGAAATACGGAAATTCAGGTCGACCATATTTTACTTTCGcaagtgtatttggaacaaatcggaaaaatgttttttttttactttattatataatttaggaAGTTACGAGTTAATGATTGTTTTATATCAGATTCCCAAACTTTAAAGCGTTTTCCCACAACTCAGAAGTTCAACTTCTAACTATAACTTTAAACTAATGCACCGTTCGTTTTATTCAGaacaattggaaaaaatttaaactgacCTTGTTTTACACGAATTAACCCTATTCCCCCTCaaagaattttacaaaattcttcTTAAGAAAATGCATTGGTAATTTAatgtattatttaaacataaatatatttgaataacaaagaagttttgcaaaataaattttctttttacgaTACAAATTcgactttattattatttacatacatatgtatgtacatattttatttgcatacttTCAAAATACTCCCTTTGGTTATTACTGctttaatatacaataaatgACTTATGCACTTGTCTATCATATATAATtgcatgcatatataaattattccgTGAACaggtacatacacacatagttgtacatacatacatacatataagctgGTAAATGAATGTCCGTTGTTTTGCTACTATATTTGAAATAGTTATCCATACACCGCACATAAAATTACTATATGCCCTCTTAATACTACtgaatggtaaaaaaaaattccatattgaTCACATAAACCGGGCTTCTTACAAATAAACGTATTACGTACCGTTTAGGCATTTCTGGTGACGACTCCACTGCCGTCGGTTGAGGTGGCGGTGACTCTTTGCGTTTCCGCTTAGAGTCTTTGGATACGACCATCTTTCATCCACCCCTTTGGCCACTTCTCCTACTTAACTTTTCACAATTCACACTTGACTTCACTTGAAAAATATGTGCGTCGTTTCTCAGCcggttaaaaatttataaaatcgcaACACGTATTGACTACTTACAAGCAGTAACTTTATATAATGGTTTAtcagtttttgtaaatttttattaaatgtgtaCAAATCGCATAAATTACTCCAATTTACACACACCGCCACCGCAACTacccatttttttcatttgcaaaattttcatcgACGTCGTAACTAGAAAACTTAACtccatttttttcattactttcacTGCATTTTATTCTTCACAAATATTGCCATTCATTACAAATAAGTTCACTTCAACAATTTTCAATagttagcaaatttttttacacatttttatgagggaaaataatatttgaaaaattcttattttcttcTCCGATTTGCAATCGCTTTGCGTTTACCACAGTCACTTCCAAACTGATTGCTTTGTGTCATGGCGGACAAATAGCAGAGGTGTATTCCATCGCAATacgtttattttgaatagtttttagaGCAATGTACTTTTACTATGGGTCAGTGGACTACAAAGAACACATTTTTTACTAACACAATGAAAATATATGCAGTATTGTTATTTAGAATTTATATGTCAAAATATGCGGAACAACAACGACATCTCTATTAAAAGTACAATAAAAGTGCGAATAAATGGAAACCATAGTTGAAAATTATGACATGTTAGGAAATTAGCATATATAGAACTTAAACAAAACAGTTGGATTTCGatgaagatttttcaaaatctttctTTACAATGAATTATAACAATATGTATCTAATGGTTAATTTAGATCTTTGAACCAATATTATTAAGCATAATTCTTCAGCGtataacatttaaatttatatgtttgtCAACACTGTTTGTTGTTAGGCAGTGTTGGTAACCCTGTTTGCAGCTACGTTgtgaattgcatttttttaattttggcaggtaaaaatatatttgtgtcaAAGAATAATTGTCAATAGACCTATATAGTACAAGTTCTGGTTCTCtacaataaatacaatttgaacaaattaataaaatgtcgGACGGTGCAGGAAGTTGGTGTTTAATTGAGAGTGATCCCGGTGTATTTACGGAACTTATTCGTGAGTTTGGTAAGTAACTTTATTAGCGTCTTTATTTACCGGCTTCTATGAAGGTGTTTGACACAATTTTCTTCACTTGGGGTTAAGTATACAAGATAAAcaattttgtggaaaattgcAATATCATCGGAATTTGGtatcaattgatttttttcatattgtttattattaaagtaGAAACAGAACTACAGCGAAAttccaaaatatatattttgttaaccaTACCTATTCTTTATAACGTTTTAGGGTGCGAAGGAGTGCAGGTAGAAGAAATATGGAGTTTAGATCGTGACCTCTTCAAAGAACTCGAACCTATACATGGACTAATATTCCTGTTTAAATGGGTACAGGACGACGAATCAGTTGGCACAGTAGTAAAGGACGATCGTTTAGATAATATATTCTTTGCGAAACAAGTTATAAATAATGCTTGCGCTACACAAGCTATACTTAGCATACTACTGAATTGTAATCACCAAGACATTAACTTGGGACCGACACTTACTGAATTCAAAGAATTTTCACAGTCTTTCGACCCGTTCAACAAGGGCTTAACACTAAGTAATGCGCCTAAAATTCGTTCTGTGCATAATTCATTTGCGCGACAAACACTCTACGAGCTAGACactaaaaaccaaaacaaagaTGATGATGTATACCATTTCATCGGTTATATACCGATCAATGGCCGTTTATATGAGCTCGATGGCTTGAAAGAAGGTCCAGTCGATTTGGGCGCCGTGGCCACAGATCAAAATTGGATCGATGTGGTGCGCCCAATAATCGAAAAACGTATGCAAAAGTACAGCGAAGGCGAAATTCACTTTAATCTTATGGCGCTTGTGTCGGATCGATTGAAAATATATCAGCAAAAAATTGATCATCTTATAAACACCGCCGAGGACGCCATGGACACCGACGAGGATAGACAGACTGAAATCGCTAAATTGCGTTCGAAAATGGAGTACGAAGTTGAGAAACGGAAGCGATATAAAGTAAGTGAATGTAACTTTACCAATAgttcaaaaacaataacaacaaaactgtttagtaaaaaagtaaatgtggctattaacaaaaatgtgtgcattaaaattgtgaaataactATTATTTCGGTATTTGATATACTAATTGCAATCCTAAATGCGTGttcatagaaaattaaaatattttgtaaattttgtttgtacatTTTACCTAAAcactttattaattaaattgttttcttttacaGATCGAAAACATTCGTCGTAAGCATAACTATTTACCATTTATAGTAGAATTACTAAAAATGTTGGGCGAACAAGGCCAATTAATGCCTATCTATGAAAAGGCTAAACAACGCGCTGCAGAAAGAGAGGCTGCCGTTTCGAAAAGTAAATCTTAAAACTTTAGCCACTGTGGGCCATATTCAAAATTCTTAAACATCGTTGAcgcattttttctttatacttgtaaatgcttttattacaaaagaaaaaaattaataaaatcaaatcaatcgtttatatatatacatatattgctaaCGGAATGACTGCCGAGGAGAATATGTATAATTCCCCTAAAAAGATTGTTTAACTTTTTGAAAACTtgagaaaatagcaaaataaatcTAACTTGTGCTATTGCAAACTGTAAttgtttcatttaatatttttggaattgaaAGTCttaggtttttatttttgatttattacttgtaatatatttcaattaatagcattaatatatataatatataatttaatgtatatatagttgATCTTTATTAcaatatgtatactatattcagatttcattgcgtttttacttttatataatatgtaagtaTTGTATATAGGAATATTATGTTAATCAGTGATTTTGTCGGTTTCTAGGTTAAATCCACATTTACGTGTTATGGATTGATTTTCAAGGGTTTTTGATTctagttttttctttattttggtgttatatgcatattttactTTTTGGGTGCGAGTATGTTTGATTTATGTAgtcgtttttataaaaaaagtgcgctaaaaatttatttaaatattgcagATTTTCAAAAGAAGGTGAAAGCAAGGTACTGCTTCACTAAAgcaaataatttggaaattaattcagcatatataaaaataaaaatagtgttCCAAGTTTttttaccctgaacagagtatagtAGGAAACGTCCAAGAccctataaaaaattatataaatgaacagcATGCCAAGCTGAGGCTATTTAGCCAAGTccggctgttgttgttgttgtagcgacagaattCTGTCAAATCGACAGTCCTTGGTCCGCTCCAGTTACGTAGATCCGACTGTTGTGggtccatctgtctgtatatgcgCTCGGTTTGGAataaaaatgtgatattttgATCACTTttagccgatatcggaccactatagcatatagttgacATAACAacataaactgaacgatcgaaataaagtgcttgtatcgaaaacttttatttttcgagATATTATTCAAAACAAAGGTACAACCTCCGAATAAATAGCTTGGATGGGACCAAAGTAGTATATAGTTCTTGTATtggaaacttttgtatttgtgaggtTATTatagttaatgttttttgttgttcaaaAAACTATATAGAACTGGTGcttatgaatttcaaaaaaactattttaaatattaacgaaatttaatgttttaaattacaatttgctAATctgattgtatgtatgtatatttcttcaaaattttgatGCTTCTTCTAGCTTTGTGTTACATAacttttgatttgttaaatattCTTGCATTCATTATACTTTTTTAATGTGAATCCTCATTTATCTATAACTTAGCATACTTCGCTACATTGCTTTTTCGgttgtttatgattttttctttgctgtgtttgtatatagtatgtatattaacgtgTGCTTGTCTTAATTTGCATATATAGtacaagtatttaatttttatgaaatttatcatttcgcactgatttttttaattttttgatttttttatcaaaaacaaattttgaacttAACAACCATAACCTCTAAATTTAGCACTtatgaatatgtttttttatactttcgcttgtttttcatttaatttttaattaacataattttttgcatgAATTTTTGAAGACACAACAGTTTCGGGTCCAGTTCCAGGAAGTATAATTTCAAGTTTAATGCTTTCATTTGCTTTGCACTCCACCGCCACATCACGCCCAGCCGCGACTCCACGCTATAGCACTCGTGCGCTTGTAATGGTTATTGTTAGGTCTTGAAGCCATCGAGATGCGTCGGTTGTGCGGTTGTCGGTTGAGCGTTGGCTTGAGTTGGCGGCGCCGGTTCACTACTCTCTCTATGAACTGTAATTGAATAaatgattgtttttgttttgtttgcttttgttgttgttgctattttgtttttgtgtgtgttaacattttaataatttgcacaatgttgttgcaattgttgcatTTTGGAAGCATATCAAATTGGAATGGTtagatttggaaaaaattgattTGTCTGATTGAATTGATTTGCCGAATTGATCGAATAGTTGTTCGGATTGTAAGATGCAAAGCAATTATTTGGCGTTGTTATACCTGCGGCCTGCATGCGATTGTAtaaattctttttcttcttcttcaaaatCATATCCAAATTGTAGCCATCAGCGGTTGTTCTGTAAGTTATTCAATTAAGTTAGGTTAGTTATTGCAAATAATTATCTGaatatataaattagtaatTGTTGCTTACTTTTCAATGCGATTCATTCCCAATAGATCCTTGAAGGATAAGTATATCTTGTTGAGTGTCAAATTTGGTAATCCCTGCCCCAAATATCGTACAAATTTGACCTGCTCACATTTGGGTAGGCCACTCTCATGGAAGTCCAAAAAGGGTCTATGATCGGAAATCTTATATTCCTGCAAACGGTAAAGTggtgtaaacaagaaaaaatttaagtaaaaatctCGACTTTTGCTTAGAAAACGAGAGAATATTTGTTTTACTGTGCTCTCATTGGCATTGAAAACGCTTAAACGGTTCTTGTAATGACATAATATTATTAGGGCAGTATGAAAGTAATACACAAGGTATATTAAGATTGCcaggaagtttgtaacactcagaagtaAGTGTCGCAAGGTCTAAAacgtgtgtatataaaagatctGCGtcacgagctgagtcgatttagccaagtccaTTTGTCTATACGCGATTTAGTACCttcgtttttgagatatcggcctgaaatttcgcacacctcattttctcaccaaaaaactgctcatttgtcaaaacCGTCGATATcgcactactatagcatatagctgtcatacaaattgaatgatcaaaataaagtctttgtatggaaaacttttttaattgacaaaatatcttcacgaaatttggcatcggTTGTTGTCTGAGGTAAGGCTACTATCATACAATAAATTAttgagatcggatcactatagcataaagctgtcatacaaactgaacgatgaaaatcgagttcttgtatggaacacttttataattgaggagatatcttcaccaaatttggcgtAGAATGTTATCTGAGTTAACGCTACTACTATCCtgtaaattattcagatcggaccactatagcatatagctgccatacaaactaatcgatcaaaatcaagttcttgtatggaatttttctttatttggcaagatatgtTCTCTAAATTCGAGAgctttttgcaacattttaatGATTATGACGgcatttaacaaacaaaaaaatatatgtatgtatgtaataaaattcGCATTAATATAAATGCATAAGCACTAAAACCAGCCTTCTTTTCGCCATAAAAACTCTAAATATAAACGCAGCAATCTTTTATAGGCCAAACATTAAATGTATATaagttatatgtatgcatattaagGCATAtgcgtatatgtgtatgtataagtgtatgtAATTTACGCTTCCTTTGTGTTTGCTCACATTGCAAAATTTGCTGAAGTTTTCGACGATTATGTACTTTTCGTAAAAGGTTACCGTTTGATTACTCTGAATACCGAACTGTTTGAATATTTCCTGCTTTTTCGGCGGCAAACGTGTTATATGTGTACAGACCCCATCCTCGACACGATGTGTTTCGTGTACATCGAAATTTTCGTAAATCATTAGATTTTCCAAAACCTTCGGCATTATACAACGCGCTGGTAACGCATCAAAACCGCTGCTGACTCGCGCACCGCCGCCGGCACCGTCCAAGCCACCGCCAGCATTCGGTCCGAAATCCATGCCATCACTGGATTGCTGATGCACCATGTTCTTTAAATCTGTCGAATATATGGAGATTATGTTTAGGTtagattttttgtataaaaagatttaggttatattttttctataaaaagtgTATTATATTgagtttgttgtatttttggttATGGTTAgtgagtaaaaaaataaattgtggtaaaaaaatagtgtaaaacttaaaaatgagtaaaagataaatttatttattatttaaaaaataaagtaaaacatttcgttatattttttttaagtagtaattattttattccaatttaataa
This window harbors:
- the LOC126761078 gene encoding ubiquitin carboxyl-terminal hydrolase isozyme L5, yielding MSDGAGSWCLIESDPGVFTELIREFGCEGVQVEEIWSLDRDLFKELEPIHGLIFLFKWVQDDESVGTVVKDDRLDNIFFAKQVINNACATQAILSILLNCNHQDINLGPTLTEFKEFSQSFDPFNKGLTLSNAPKIRSVHNSFARQTLYELDTKNQNKDDDVYHFIGYIPINGRLYELDGLKEGPVDLGAVATDQNWIDVVRPIIEKRMQKYSEGEIHFNLMALVSDRLKIYQQKIDHLINTAEDAMDTDEDRQTEIAKLRSKMEYEVEKRKRYKIENIRRKHNYLPFIVELLKMLGEQGQLMPIYEKAKQRAAEREAAVSKSKS
- the LOC126763807 gene encoding mucin-17; amino-acid sequence: MVVSKDSKRKRKESPPPQPTAVESSPEMPKRTKVQAQRKFAQGQNAPTSSYSSVIAASSSSNTGPSTSSESREPPTEILPNKRPKTEDFLTFLCFRGTPALPAHLDFLNQGKTKEPERPVKITPVKQTKGGKKGKKGRPKGSTTKKEEPKASTSKNAATTVAEAPENNDSKVDAPSTEAATKPEDNIGSAENNIIPFAVRKRAEVVPVGNRRSRPPGDQQSNNNSETDKCNNTPDTKRRSNRGGAKDTQQTTEHDSEEDDEFYSAKDEATKIEDSEKESYAVRRNDAKKSKTPTIQERKSETPSKESETGRSRKGRPPSTAKKGKDVALEDVQLESNSKEITKITQTKDEKPKSKDKVPVKRPRQKESPIFIPSPEPSGRMTRQRAFFEPVKVIHTEEADDEHVVENNVKLENVDNKSIKDSVDIPQRSTANKNSKKSIKNADEDVNTENKDKMNVFDFSSDDEQPLAKSIKLKKGPKVSPKKAGGRAGKLAKKVTPKKANSEQNQETLVAEAEEIEANPIANGNEKVAVEEKPQAPLKAKGRGRGRIAKKKIEDEVELEKETAPQSPKKQSPVRQITNKKSKSEISAQNGEDEKETSGNARFSRPSRKTKEAAAIYMGIIGHKLQLAEDEDDDLSLNSFPDRPNVKEMEKMENELKKNAATGVNTNATVSAVPLAPKEAPKSTVVEPVVPVEKPTTARRGRPPKQPKQAPIKREIEGMLVKKGAITKIPTTVESTTSSKQKSDISKADTDDEDFLLNKELNETKRKLEKSFSDSDDEPLAIKANIKSNDKDSEHSDSRKCDSTTQNFVPPNQLMMLPITTKPVSTPPLNTATPVTSASPVTAAVAQCAIPQVPSPFKTIEKKSPIPTSKILNVPATYAIPSVTPPAANVNIALNAGFNKTPTYLPPASPHYHTQHVRPAAHPFPNAKSPTAPPTPTSNAALPPHLQAPLPPQSPLKYPAAPTTYPPPIEAYPSPKINPNFLTPKFDRTTLPRTNNFPSPSPVKFELSPVTKGGLGNSSLATKMNMPGAGTSVAITASTSVTTSAIAGAATASADPLKDEIGSILTASLMPSKEESGKVFGIASVSLAQSSGPDNTKCTLGKCGSIHKPVLGPVVPTEGYIGDQLSSKERRKAKVNMTHEQIQKWLIECSSNPDEIQDDLDDDFDDNLRPNLYATTPPPTRDDKESTSFSSSSKATRDLGKSESAWSAKGPSLKATPVIATSSRKDDGKILDTVSPMDVVNENERTSGQAINLTQKASAKTSSNAHARSETPTPVKTTRAEKAEKKTSAVKKLKEEKAINETANKDNKQSKHEKEKDTPTSSSANSKTTAAGKQVQAQTPTTIQAPALDTTPTSKQSRKKNTTTNAMVPPTVTDEKNTTPVKPVLNTPSLSASTAAKTPKRTPVYNQKNQQKQIELKETTTTSHKKCAPFSYGAFSADNEKSIYSFDKDDDEVDGNKLPQTTPAFRRQSGRDSQNEESTPNTPTTTSKASPGKKRTSTGAAAATPTASSDKPNKDVAGKTQNSSVSLTLSPSENCKLVKVSLDSEKPGVSNKANAAKSAKTGKKQETANNDADSDEEGHTFYIPLQGIGAGGDGEGGIQGVAVKLGREGPDGPNQKVIMHATLVTKAQMGSNSKPLPESMNVADIVKTLIPSTQTISSALATAAKNTAEGDTKKAEKANTTQPNSSEVSTTNADKSSSNSLKNVPIGTVQPRFKAGADASNQPSTSAAAANAASTSVGGPLVRVNSNSSLFSGSAKSRIGGAGPGPSVHGTNKKFKDDTPIKMSNNTAFPRHDDPTQMVEAPIFRPTEKEFADPIDFIERITPIAARFGICKIIPPATFKPECRISDEMRFTAYNQYVHKMLHRWGPSAKELSAIKKYLATQSIVMNHPPWIGGMEVDLPRLYHTVQELGGLKEVIEKKKWARVAEEMCIPKLAQDRVTKLDDIYCKYLLPYDTLSPAERQKLFDEVEADWAKREARARRNADRFVNTESVSNEEDDVSSEDDEESEEEVDGVSMECIVKGRSMPLSQFYRIARNTMALWFKNTEPIVNEVEAEFWRHVAVRDSHVCVHSGSIDSSGWGYGFPSPGPKSKGSNYARHPWNLKVLTNNPGSVLRSLGPVMGVTVPTLHVGMLFSACCWYRDPHGLSWIEYLHTGASKLWYGIPDDQSANFRSALTSLIPTHCQNKTIWLPCDTVMVPPHMLTDRGVSLCRIEQKPGEFIVVFPRAYTSSLATGYVVSESVYFATTSWLDLAKDDFRDIHDSCEPAMFSLEQLLFALGYDQRVTSDTLQQMLPMLQEVYEKELAAREQLKAAGVTSTEKVGNEKGSKAKKQQPPHKSIESECDLCRANLYISMVKTEEGNVYCLQHALKNLNNGNIQAKQCKLIYAYNVEDIESLIKNLKDKIQQKRHAVTGKKSK